The nucleotide sequence ATCATTTGTCTCGTGAAAAATCTACTCTCAAAGAGGCAAGACAAGGAAGGGCAATCAGCTCAGACACACCAAGGGCATCCGGTTTTTAGGCACGGTAATGTTACAAAAAAGGATCAGATTGGGTCAATTTTGCCATGTGAGTTGATGTTCATTTCTGAAACAAACATCTATCACTGTCTTCGATTTACAACTAGAAGAATATTTTTGCTCTAACACTAGTTTGATGCTAGATGAcaacaaggattgaaatatcgtatcgtaccggagtttcgaccttctctcggtacggtactgtactgtataccgagtggtataccattcggtatatatatatatatatatatatatatatatatatatatatatatatatataaagtaaaaaagaaaatttcaacgACGTCGCCAAAGCGACAGTGCCTCCCTTCTCCCACAtgcaaggcgacgtcgcctctcttctccctaggTGAGGCAatgttgcctctctctctctctctatgtatttatatatatatatatgtatgtatatatatatatatatatatatatatatgtatgtatatatatatatataatcttttatttatatatctatttatatataaatgtttTTTAAAAATGTGCGATgtcacctctcttctccccaggtgGGGCGACATCGTAGAAAAATGAGGCGAtgttgctttatatatatatatatatatataatttataaataaaaaaataccgctcggtagcgagcggtccgcataccgatttactatcggaccgatacgtacagcATGTactgggcggtatcattcgaaattgtataccttgGATGACAACCCGACCTTTCAAAGAATTAGGGATCCAAAGCTTAGTTTGATCTGCCATTGGCAAAAGATGTGGTTAACAATCTAGTAAGGTTGTGATAAGTGTTTCATAGTGCAGTTGATCCCCACATGAGATGAGCCACATAAGGCATATATCTTCTTTAGTTAACTCTATGTTAATAATAAGAACTGCTTACATCAAATAAACAAAGAAACAAATAAATCAAATACAGACCTATTTGAGTATTGTTCATTTcaccatggtttgcagtaccggtccgtaccgcccggtacgggcggtacgtaccggtccgataggcttccggtacgcggacctactgttaccggtccggtactgtagcactgtagcactgctacagtgctcggcacgcctgaatgtaccgagcggtataccgtaccgtaccggtaccgagcccaggtcgaaactccggtacggtacggtattgcgaaccttgcattTCACTATAGCAGTTTAAGTTCATTAGCTGATGAGATAAACAGTAACAGTAATTTGAGTGTCACTTCACTGAAATTGGTTATTTTCTTCCTCACTCAGACTTTACTGTTTTGAATTTCTTTAATCTCCAATGCTTTAAATAGAATAAATCAAGATATTTCCGTAACCaatttaaatataaaagaaaaagatactAATAGTGAAAAGAGGAAGTTGAATTGatcttcaaaattttatattctgAAACTAACTATAATAGAGATATTTGCTGGTCTCTTTAAATTAGAAAAGAAACAAATATGAGCTAAAATCTTAGCAAAACTAGAAAAGACCATTGATTAAGTTACTTTAGCTTGATCTATATTTGGCTAAACTAAGACTAGAACTAACCTAAACAAGAGTTGAATTAAACCAAAATCATGGCTCCATGAAACTATCATCACTGGGCATGCCTCGTGGCTGTTATGCATTGTTCTTATGTCCTTTATGTGAAACTTAATAGAAACTGCAGATATCTAAAGTTTGCACTCCTAGATCTGAGATCATCATAGCATGAAGAACTGAATAAAAATAGCAATAAAACAATTGTATCTCACAGGTTTAGCACCTTTTAAACACCATAGCTGTCGATTATTTTCTGTTTCTCTGCATTTTAATTTTCAAATTACATGTTTACTGAACTTATTTCCTTTTGTATATGCTGGTAGGATTTAACAACACAGCCAAAATATCTTGTGACATTTACAGTTGGATTTGAGCAACGGAAAAATGTTGACATGGCAGTTAAAAAGGTTGGTTTAATGTGGTACCCCTCTTAGACATGCAACTTTTTTCCCGTTTGGTGTTTTATATCATATTATTCTTACAGTTTTCTGAAGATTTCACCATCTTGCTCTTCCATTATGATGGTCGGGCTAGTGAATGGGAAGAACTAGAGTGGTCCAAGCGTGCGATTCATGTCAGCATAAGGAAGCAAACAAAATGGTTAGAATAATTGGAGGTTCTTTTAACAAAGTATCAAAAGTTTCTTCTGTGGCATGATCTTGCATTCTTGTTACCTGCCAATTCTTCCAAAGGAATTCATGACGTCCTCTAATATTCATTCCTATTACTTATCTTGTTACTAATTTAATTGATGTCATGTTATGATTTCAATAATGGCATTCATTTCTCATAATAATCAGGTGGTATGCAAAACGTTTTCTGCATCCAGATGTTGTAGCAGCTTATGATTACATATTTATCTGGGATGATGATATTGGAGTTGAACATTTTGATGCAGAGAAGTAGAATTTTTTTTCCCCTTAAATGCTAATTTATCTGACAGAACACTTACGTGGCTGCTTACTCTAATTTTCTTATGTCAGATATCTGCACTTAGTGAAAAAATATGGCTTGGAGATTTCACAACCAGGTGTAGATCCTAATAAAGGATTGACATGGGAGATGACTAAAAGGAGAGGTGACAGTGAAGTTCACAAGTATGATTGTGATGAtcagtataattttttttaatataattttctaCATTTCTTTCTGTTGTAAGTATATATGCACCTTTCATACAAGTGAAGTTTCTGCTTATATTAATGATTCTCTCATTTTCTCAGAGAAACGATAGAGAAACCTGGTTGGTGTACTGACCCACATTTGCCACCATGTGCTGCGTATGGTTTCTATCCCATTATCTGATGTTTAATCACTTATCAACTATTTGTATGATTCCTTTTTGTGCATTGATTATGCATGCATGCAGTTTTTTGTTTCTGAGGTGCCTATTGAGTGTAAGATCTTTCGTCACTTGGAGTGTTTACTATTCATTGTACTCCtgagaaatagaaaaagaaaaactggAAGGATACTGACTTGCTTTATCCATGACATTGATGTTCTCTTAGCTTTGTGGAAATCGAAGCTCCTGTCTTTTCAAGGAATGCATGGCGTTGTGTTTGGCATATGATTCAGGTAACTAAATATATTTTCTGAACCTTCATTTAtgtaaaaatttattatttttgtcaCTTCTGTATTCATCatgaacaaaaagagtattctgttGTCTTAGAATGATTTGGTCCATGGATGGGGACTGGACTTTGCATTTGGAAGATGTGTTGAGGTCAGTTAagttttgagtcttttgacaaCTGGTGCTTATCCAAGAAATTTTTGTGTCCAGTCAATTTACTAATTGTAAATGCCATCTAACCGAACTATGATGATTACTGATTGGAAGAGCGATTTATATTCTATTTTAAGAGTTTCACAATTTTTCTGTTGCTGATCTCATCATGctggttcttttcttttttatgtgtgtgtgttttctATGCAGCCTGCTCATGAAAAGATTGGTGTTGTTGATGCACAATGGATTGTCAATCGAGTTATTCCTTCTATTGGTGACCAGGTTTGTATTTCTGTACCTTTTACCTTAAATAGTTATGCTTTTTAGTGAAATGAGAGGCAGCTGAGGGAAATACTAATAATATGCAATGCAGGTATCTAGCTTTTGACCTTGAATGCCATAGACAAACTGGGGTATACTAAAATAATGATGGTTACACTGAACACCAAGTTTCACCCATTTTTGTAAATTGAAGAACCATATTTCTAATGTAATAACAAAATTTATCTATAACAAGTTCCTAGGTTACATGGTCATTTTAAATTACTCCTATTCATATTGGATACATGTCAAATGCAATAATTCTAGGATACCTCTTCGATGTGTCATATTCTTCCTTAAAATAACATGTgtttgaaaaattataaaaaaaaattagatgctTCAAGGACACTTGGGGATACTTTATGGATATGTTTCAAAATAAATTCACCATTCTTTATATTTtgtgatatttttctttatgTGTTTAGTTTACTTTcttttaatgcaatctatacaaatattaAAATTAGTGAAGTTTAAatcttccaaaatattatccttcattaatcttttaattctttccTTCGAGATATGCCTCAAATGTTTATGTCACAATATAGAAGATTTCttatcattaaaattatatttcaatctaACAATTGATTGCAAGGGCATCAATATCATTGCAAACTCAggatttaaattaattatgtatAAATTATTACATAGAATTAAAAAATCAACCTTTATTGAATTATATAAATGCTGagtttatcatcataaaaaaaaagataatatcttaacttatcaattctagatagagaaactaaatttttagaaatagaagaaataaGGTATGTGTCTTAAGATCCATCAGATGATGACCTATCTCTAGGCTAGCCGATAAGTTCCCACTGTTATCACTTTCCCTTTGAGATGGTTCCCTATAATgataaatctttcatgttcttttggttttcgGGTTGTAAAAAATCTTTATATATTATTGCTAATATGAGTTGAAGTACTATAATTAATCCATAAAGTATTAGAAGGAACAtttttaatgtttgattcgaaatatACAAAGGTCAAGTTTGTCTTTCTTTTCGAACTTAGCCTTGCGTTTAATACAGTTTTTTTTCATTTGTCCTTTCTTACCACAAAGAAACTACTTTACTGTGAAGACTTTATTTTCATTAGTTTACTTAGCTTTTTCAAACCTGACAAATTTATTTGGTTgatgatgcttcaacttttttttcttgttatcaACTTCTTGAGTAGTAGTTAAAACATTATGAGATTTTTTCTGCCTTAACCTTAATTTTTCCTGAACACACATACGTTAGCTTATTCAAGTCTCAAgtctcattttttattatttgtaccaaggtcttcaatttcaaataataccgtCCGTGCCGGGcagtatttttttttacttatatatatatatatatatatagagagagagagagagagagagagagagagagagaggtgcctcATTTTTCTGCGATGTCGCTCcgcctggggagaagagaggtgatGTTGcctcgcgtggggagaagagaggcgacgtcgtcgaaaaagtttttttttttactttatatatatataccgagctgtcacggacaaacttctaaacaagatgtttgatgtaatgcttaagtatgtccgtgtcttttggcatgttcatgccttgtacagcatgtagaggggcggccgaaggcttgatagtcccattttagttgggttggtggcctctttaggcttgtaaataaaggttatgtcatgtttacacgtgcgagagattttcggtctgtaatggaccattttaccctttgttgtgccactgttcagagcttgtaaagtctgtttataatttgcattgtctatgaagtgtttttcggagatgtttgcttgtggttcccgattgaggcgttctctctagcccgttctctcttttgttagtcctaagggacaatgggaggcttcggggaggcagacctttgcggacggacacgcagggGTGCcgaacgacttaggcaaaaccagctaagtccgtgacagatggtatcagagcgggacaagcactcatagaaacacttagcatgcaaacgtgggggacctagcggggctgcgttgagggcagtcagcacacgtacgaccgtttgggggaaaacgggcatggagatgtagggaaaaggagtcgctcagaggagcgggcatccgagattggcattcagaggaatggccaacccttcgcgcaagaggcaccacgagaacaggcaagcttggaagaatgtggagcacacaaaggttgggatggctgagtttgagctacggctcaacgttgacaacgatacttgatggtgctcaaggcaagcgaggcgcttggtaaaggatgagaccatgcaaggtggaatgagttgttcagcgatcgaaagagttgtgcaaagctcacagaggtgaggggaattgctaactcaaagaattcgatacttatgcatgggcttgtatgcggacgatggaatgttcgtagccatcccaaggcgaccgaaactcgacgccatggagcattgaaactttctcttcggcatgtgaaggatacgtccgtaagaGGCCGaaatgtgcaatgagttcagcatgttgctaggccttgaggggtgcagcggggactgtattgacggggagtcgcaatctagcaagtgcgtttgcaggaggcagaataatgcacagtttgttcagcagatcggagtagtccaaggggatggtggtctccgaaacgaagagagatgttgctccaatgggacagttatccaggagggataagtctcggctctccagagggagaatcatgtgagacggacctcagatgttgaggaggagtacctcaacaaacaacaactccacgaagctcgatggactgagcaagcggcaaggagtcgtcgcatgatctcgcttgagagaatgcattggtgaatgcattgcgagatcaagtgggggagcgacccaaagcaacttaaatgaaggcacacttggagtcgatatggagattggactcaagggagggctgacccgtggaatggtgggcgcgagggccaccatcgactcaatgcaaaaacgaggagcggagcaacttgggtgtaacttggcgaagtacccgagccgcatgaaggaagcagtgcgcatcgaagattgtgctggtaggggtagaggcccaggatccaaacaatggtgcacaaattacagtgaagtcggtggacttcgggagctactaggcgacggactgtcctagagcggtgcttcatctaggtgtgacccaagagtgggtggatgaaggtcgattgtcaaaggagcgaacaaaatcgagggtggaggagaccctgcgatgtattggcagaggccacacatggagggttcacaattcgagtttttccacaaggatcagaatgcaatggagatgtcaccaggaggcgacatggtgcagcggatcgtggtggaacagttcgtggcaatgcgatacacacgacttagtcccgggagggactagatcatatggaggtatgatcgggagctactgggagctccacttcggtgaacaacacgacggcaagaagggctatggattcaaggagtgaaggccatggtaccgcagaggcgggtcttccgggagtgcatcgaattttgcatcggatgaaagccttggtcattagcatatgggggttatgttccaccaaggaaaaagttcgaatgcaagtaccagtgagtcccatgggagggacttgatcatgcagaggtatgatcgaagcagctagagagttggactgctctagagctcatatttgcttaagggagcccggtaagtcagaggacaaggtcgagtaagtgaacgttgctaccaaggaagctaaggagaacagaatcgatgcaaaccctataatgcgatggcagaggccatgcatgggtgttgcagtctgtctttccatcgaccaaacagactgcttggagaacacagaggtgttgaagcagggggtcgaaaggggcgaggaagcaacaacaagtccagagggacttagctacccaaaatcaagcatcagtcagaatgtaagtggactcagaggagtgccacggagacatatctactgatcgtgaagaaaagggatgcagatgcgaggcgacggatagtagggccatgggcatggcagcgccatggtaccgcagaagtGAAACTTCCGTGAaagttattgatcccttgctctcatggagggagagcgcttggtcgtgaaaggggccgaggaggtggagcatgcagaggcaatctccaagtaccgagacaaggctgaagagcagaggccgaggaacttcgtaagaccggtgtcaatgagcttctcatcaagaaagCCGAAAGTGAagaacttcgggtcatgcaagagtgcataaccaaggaacgaagcaggcagtacgcggtgctgtacctttactactcagtggagtaggcggcagggttgatggagaagacagtacaatcccagaggcgaccaaacctatgagagaattactccaagttggggtgaaaacttcctgcattccagaagttcgatggcattgagaaggtgaatcacagtaactaactcaacgcaaggagtgcaaacacttcaagtgcttcagaagtatgagtaaagagcaggcgaaggctagtaaccagctcgatgcatggagtacaacctcgaggaggcgggcgaagtcaagtaacctttgccttcttaacttttaagagaataggcgaaaccgagtaccccaattctcttatctatccagcagaggagctctgcacaagttcaaagacccttcgaagataatggaagacaatagttgtcaaatcctcaccaatggtgatcagtgctactgagagtagattgtccgcttcatttcccaacgaaatgccaatcgaaagcggaagtgatgcgaacctacttggatgtgacaactaagtgaaagaagagtcaatgagcaaattttatggaggaaggacccaaaacttcagaagtttgcgagacgatgctcgttaaagctccaacaagcatccacccagttcaagcagcatgtgaaatttgagagactggcgcagtaaggatggtcttttccttcatctgggggatccgcaggaatcaacaatgataaacacaactcaaccaaccccacaccagagtcagagtcattggtgagttgcagcagcatggcggatcaaaggttcgactactcaaaaacagcagcggagaccagttgggagccaagaggcgcattgtagctggagcagaagattgaagactcagcaaaggtgaggagttgcagtgtcgacaaaggcttcaacgaggacgtcgaaggaataagtgggggagaatgtcacggacaaacttctaaacaagatgtttgatgtaatgcttaagtatgtccgtgtcgtttggcatgttcatgccttgtacagcatgtagaggggcggctgaaggcttgatagtcccatttttgttgggttggtggcctctttaggcttgtaaataaaggttgtgtcatgtggacacgtccgagagattttcggtctgtaatggaccattttaccctttgttgtgccactgttcagagcttgtaaagtctgtttgtaatttgcattgtctatgaagtgtttttcggagatgtttgcttgtggatcccgattgaggcgttctctctagcctgttctctcttttgttagtcctaagggacaatgggaggcttcggggagg is from Musa acuminata AAA Group cultivar baxijiao chromosome BXJ1-6, Cavendish_Baxijiao_AAA, whole genome shotgun sequence and encodes:
- the LOC135676589 gene encoding uncharacterized protein LOC135676589 isoform X3 produces the protein MMGNNYRSGSMQKSSEGIRLTVTTILGVIFGFFVGCSFPNFSSIRLSLVPSFSSTVEMDFTGDTRSYDTIINPHMTRKSSTEKHRSGDPLKIYVESNPHGAEFLPPGIVVAETDFYLRRLWGNPEEDLTTQPKYLVTFTVGFEQRKNVDMAVKKFSEDFTILLFHYDGRASEWEELEWSKRAIHVSIRKQTKWWYAKRFLHPDVVAAYDYIFIWDDDIGVEHFDAEKYLHLVKKYGLEISQPGVDPNKGLTWEMTKRRGDSEVHKETIEKPGWCTDPHLPPCAAFVEIEAPVFSRNAWRCVWHMIQNDLVHGWGLDFAFGRCVEPAHEKIGVVDAQWIVNRVIPSIGDQVRERCMLEWSQFQARLAQADRAHIDGTTRG
- the LOC135676589 gene encoding uncharacterized protein LOC135676589 isoform X2 — protein: MLPAVLVLSARGFARFRSHVVFINYWMNFLSSSSMMGNNYRSGSMQKSSEGIRLTVTTILGVIFGFFVGCSFPNFSSIRLSLVPSFSSTVEMDFTGDTRSYDTIINPHMTRKSSTEKHRSGDPLKIYVESNPHGAEFLPPGIVVAETDFYLRRLWGNPEEDLTTQPKYLVTFTVGFEQRKNVDMAVKKFSEDFTILLFHYDGRASEWEELEWSKRAIHVSIRKQTKWWYAKRFLHPDVVAAYDYIFIWDDDIGVEHFDAEKYLHLVKKYGLEISQPGVDPNKGLTWEMTKRRGDSEVHKETIEKPGWCTDPHLPPCAAFVEIEAPVFSRNAWRCVWHMIQNDLVHGWGLDFAFGRCVEPAHEKIGVVDAQWIVNRVIPSIGDQVRERCMLEWSQFQARLAQADRAHIDGTTRG
- the LOC135676589 gene encoding uncharacterized protein LOC135676589 isoform X1, which translates into the protein MLVGWRILQLWFAAFRFFRDFHASSISQPAVLVLSARGFARFRSHVVFINYWMNFLSSSSMMGNNYRSGSMQKSSEGIRLTVTTILGVIFGFFVGCSFPNFSSIRLSLVPSFSSTVEMDFTGDTRSYDTIINPHMTRKSSTEKHRSGDPLKIYVESNPHGAEFLPPGIVVAETDFYLRRLWGNPEEDLTTQPKYLVTFTVGFEQRKNVDMAVKKFSEDFTILLFHYDGRASEWEELEWSKRAIHVSIRKQTKWWYAKRFLHPDVVAAYDYIFIWDDDIGVEHFDAEKYLHLVKKYGLEISQPGVDPNKGLTWEMTKRRGDSEVHKETIEKPGWCTDPHLPPCAAFVEIEAPVFSRNAWRCVWHMIQNDLVHGWGLDFAFGRCVEPAHEKIGVVDAQWIVNRVIPSIGDQVRERCMLEWSQFQARLAQADRAHIDGTTRG